The Flavobacterium psychrotrophum region TGCCGTTTTAGGAAATCATTAACATTTTGAACAGAATTCCTATTCAAAGCTTTTAATAAGTACTTCGAGTATTTTAATTGCAGCCTCGCTAATTTTTGTGCCTGGCCCAAATACTGCTACGGCTCCGGCATCAAAAAGATACTGATAATCCTGCGCGGGTATAACCCCGCCTACAATTACCATAATATCTTCACGTCCATATTTTTTAAGCTCCTCTATAACTTGTGGCACCAGTGTTTTATGCCCTGCGGCTAAAGATGATACACCTAGAATGTGCACGTCATTTTCTACAGCCTGCTTAGCTGCCTCAGCAGGGGTTTGGAATAATGGGCCAATATCTACATCAAAACCTACATCGGCATAACCCGTAGCCACAACTTTAGCGCCACGGTCGTGCCCGTCCTGCCCCATCTTGGCAATCATTATACGCGGACGGCGGCCTTCCAGTGCCGAAAATTCGTCTGCCAGCCTACGGGCCTGTGCAAAGCTTTCGTCGTTTTTTATCTCTTTACTATACACACCGCTAAACGATTTTATTTGTGCCTTATACCTGCCGTAAACACTTTCCAGCGCATCGCTAATCTCTCCCAGCGTTGCCCTATGGCGTGCAGCATCTATCGCCAGTTCAAGCAAGTTACCTTCGCCACTTTTAGCCGCTGTAGTAAGCGCGTCAATACTTTCAGCAACCTTTTGACTATTTCGCGTGGCTTTAATATTCTCCAGGCGCTCTACCTGTTGGCGGCGCACCGTTTGATTATCTACTTCAAGTATTTGTAGCGGGTCTTCTTTTTTAAGGCGGTACTTGTTAACCCCTACAATTATATCCTGCCCACTGTCTATACGTGCCTGTTTTCGGGCAGCGGCTTCTTCTATTCTTAATTTAGGTATACCTGCCTCAATAGCCTTGGTCATGCCTCCCAGCTCTTCTACTTCTTCAATAAGTGTCCAGGCTTTTTTAGCAAGATCGCTGGTTATACTCTCAACATAATAACTGCCTGCCCACGGGTCTACCGTTTGGGTTATTTTAGTTTCTTCCTGTAAATATATCTGGGTATTGCGGGCTATACGTGCACTAAAATCTGTTGGCAGTGCAATAGCCTCATCCAGCGCATTAGTATGTAAAGACTGCGTTCCGCCAAAGGCAGCAGCGGCAGCTTCTATACAGGTACGCGCTACATTGTTAAAAGGATCCTGCTCTGTAAGGCTCCAGCCACTGGTTTGGCAATGGGTGCGCAGTGCAAGCGATTTTTCATCTTTAGGGTCAAACTGCTTTAAAAGCTTTGCCCAAAGCATACGCCCGGCACGCATCTTGGCTATCTCCATAAAATGGTTCATGCCAATGGCCCAGAAAAATGATAACCTGGGTGCAAACTCGTCAATCTTCATTCCCGCAGCAAGGCCGGTACGAATGTATTCAAGCCCGTCTGCAAGGGTATAAGCCAGTTCAATATCTGCCGTAGCACCCGCCTCCTGCATGTGGTAGCCCGAAATACTTATAGAGTTAAACTTCGGCATCTTTTTACTGGCGTAGTCAAAAATGTCGGCAATAATTTTCATCGAAGGTGCCGGCGGATAAATGTAGGTATTTCGCACCATAAACTCTTTAAGGATATCATTCTGGATGGTACCTGAAAGTTTTTCTGAGCTTACCCCCTGTTCCTCTGCTGCGACTATGTAGAATGCCATGATAGGCAATACAGCCCCGTTCATAGTCATAGAAACCGACATTTCATCAAGAGGTATCTGGTCAAAGAGCACCTTCATATCCTCTACGCTGTCTATGGCTACACCTGCCTTGCCTACATCGCCCACTACACGCTCATGATCGCTGTCATAACCGCGGTGTGTAGCCAGGTCAAACGCTACTGATAAACCTTTTTGTCCCGCGGCAAGATTGCGGCGGTAAAAGGCGTTACTCTCTTCTGCCGTACTAAAGCCAGCATACTGCCTAATAGTCCAGGGGCGGCGCACATACATAGTAGCATATGGCCCACGAAGGTTTGGCGCAAATCCTGCCCCAAAATCAAGATGCTCCAGATTTTCGGTATCTGCTTCGGTATAGGTTTGCTTAATAACAATTCCCTCTGCGGTTAAAAATTCCTGCTCAGGGTTTTGGCTGGTGAGACCATCTCCGGCAAAACCTTGTAATTTTATATGCTGGATATTTTTTCTCATAACGGTTGCTGTATATTTGCATTCTCACCTTCTAATCGCTCCTGCTCTGTCTTTTCAGCCAGCCTTTTTTCAATTATTGGCGTAACCAATGTCTTTCGCGGACTGATCTTTATAAACGGATACAGCTCTATGTCGCCTGCCATGCGGTCGTTTTTATTAGGGTACTTATTAGTACCCAGCAGTACCTCTTTACCACTGTCAAAAAGTTCCTGTTCTCTGGCGGCACTTTCCTGTATCTTGCGTTGAATGACTCCATCTTTAAGCTGCTTTAAAAAACCGCCATTAGATTCAAGGTCTTTTAATAAAATAAGTGCTTTATCTGCAAGCTGCTGTGTTAGTTCTTCAATATAGTAAGCACCATCTGCCGGATTGTTAACCGCATCAAAATAACTTTCGTTTTTTAATATCAGCAATTGGTTTCGGGCAATACGATCGGCAAACTCATTACTTTTATGATACAGTGCATCGTAGGGAAGATTAAAAACCGTATCTGCTCCCCCAAGTACAGCACTCATACACTCTGTAGTAGTACGCAGCATATTTACATTATAATCGTATAGTGTTTTATTGCGCTTAGAAGGCATTGCTATTATATGGCAGTCTAAACCATGACCGTATTCGGTAGCAATAAGTTTATAGATATGGCGCAGTGCCCTGAGCTTTGCTATCTCAAAAAAATAATTAGCCCCTACCGCTACCTGAAGTACCAGTGGCTGTACTAATTGCATACGGCTGAAATATTCTATTGCATGGCTAACGGTGTAGGCAATTTGCTGTACCATATTTCCCCCTGCATTTTGGTACAAGGTTGCATTTATACTTATAAAGCCAATATTTTTACATGAGGTTGCCATAGCACTCATCACCTCAAAATTATTGCCTCCGTCATGCCAGTTACCCTCTTTAGCTAAGTAGCCCACAGGATCTGTAAGCACATAATAAACAGCACTATTTTGCTGTGCAATAACATCAAGCTGTTTTACGAAATCGATTGAATAGAATTGCAAATAAAAATACGCCGGCACAGTTGCATCAAGATTTTGCAACAATGTTTTTATATCGGTATCTGCAGAAGGTATGGTAAACCTAATGGCCTCTGCACCACGCTGTAGTGTTGCCTGGGCACGCTGGGCGCTTTTTTCTACATCTTTAACATAAATTTCCTGGCCTATTTTAAAAGCAGCAGCCTGGGTTTGTATATCCAAACCGTCTTTAGCTTCATCAATATGATAAAAAGGTTTAACCTTTATACCTTCCGGACTTTCCCAAACCAGTGCTTCATTATAATCGGCACCTTTAAGCTCATACTGTATCTGTTGTTTCCAGAGCTTTGACGAAACGGGGCCAAATTCTTCAAAAAGGTTATCACTCATACGTCTAGTTTTTTAAAGCGCTGTAGAATCTTCCTCTTTGGGAGCATCCTCCTCAAAGTCGATTATATAAATATCTTCATCTTCACGCTTCATAAAATATTTTTCGCGTGCATATTTTTCGGTCTGGTCAGTATTTTTAAGTTGTTTTATACTGATGCTGTCTTTTTTAATTTCATCAATATAATACTGCTTGTTATCTTCCAGCTCCTGTATTTCTTTGTTAAGCACCTGTTGCTCAAAATACGAATAATTATCAAGAAAAATAAGCCATATACCCACAAAAATAAGTACCAGCACATACCTGCTTCCTAAAATTTTCAGGAAAGGATAACGGGATAACAAGTTTTTGAAGATTGGCATACTCAATTATAAATTACAAAAAACAAATATCAACTATCAAATTGGCAACTAAAATCAGCTGTTAACATCTTTAGCTTTCTCTATTATCGAAGAAAATATTTTCTTCAGTTCATCAGCTTCCATTATTAAGGCATTTATGGTGGATGTAAAATCCACATTCATTTCTCTGAGCAAAGAAAGCCAATAAATAGATTCTTTTGCTTCCTTCCTGCAAACTTTTAACCTATAATAAAAATCTTTCTTACTAAGAGATTCATTAGCTTCAATATAATTAGCTCCCACAGATCCTGAAGAGCGAACTAACTGTTTTGCGTCTTCATAAACAGCAATGGAACCTGGTAATTGCCTTATAAAAAACCTGCAATTGCGTGCAAATATAAATGTTCTTTGTTCTAAATCATATACTCTTGCTCCCATCCCCTCATTTGTTATTTGGAAATTGATGCTTAGATTTTTTATAAGATTTTTTGATTAATTACCGCCCTTACCACATCAATAGCCACCGTATTATACTTATCATTGGGGATAATAATATCTGCATACGCCTTTGTAGGTTCTATAAACTGCTCGTGCATGGGCTTAAGGGTACTTTGATAACGACTCAAAACCTCCTCCATATCGCGGCCGCGTTCTGCTATATCCCTCCTCATACGGCGAATAAGGCGCTCATCAGGATCAGCGTGTACAAATATCTTAATATCAAACAATTCACGCAGTTTAGGGTCAGAAAGTATCAGGATACCCTCTACAATCATTACTTTTCGCGGATGTGTAAGAATAGTATCGTCTGTACGGTTATGTGTAACAAAAGAATACACAGGCTGCTCTATAGCTTTGCCTTCCTTAAGTGCCTTAAGGTGCGAAAACAGTAACTCAAAATCTATAGCCCTTGGGTGGTCAAAGTTTATCTTTGCCCGGTCTTCGTAACTAAGGTTTGTAGTTTCGCGATAATAATGATCCTGCGACAGCACACCTACCTCTGTAAGCGGCAGCTGGTTCATAATCTGGTGTACTACAGTAGTTTTTCCGCTACCGGTACCACCGGCAATTCCTATAACAAGCATGTAATTAAATGTTATTTTATTTTGTGCAAAAATAGCAATTAAAGGTAGCTAACCGCTACCAAAATTGAATAAACTTAATTTTAATTATCCGTTTTATTATGTAAATTTATACCACACATTTAACTAACTATGGACATAAAAAAAGTTTTTGACAACAACCGCACCTGGATAGAAAAGCAACTGACTACCGATGCTGCTTATTTTGAAAACCTTGCAAAAGGGCAAACACCCGAAATTTTATACATAGGCTGCAGCGACAGCCGGGTAACTGCCGAAGAGCTTATGGGCATATCTCCGGGGGAAGCTTTTGTACACCGCAACATTGCAAACATGGTACCTAATACAGACCTTAATGTAATGTCGGTCATCAACTATGCTGTTAGCCACCTTAAGGTAAACCATGTTGTAGTATGCGGCCATTATAACTGTGGTGGTGTTAAAGCCGCTATGGAACAGACTGATCTGGGCATACTAAACCCATGGCTGCGCAACATTAGAGACGTGTACCGCCTGCACCGCAAAGAGCTTAATGACCTGACCGACGATACAGAACGGTACAACCGCCTTGTAGAACTAAACGTTCAGGAGCAGTGTATTAATGTTATTAAGACGGCTGAAGTACAAAAAGCAATTTCTGAAAGGGGGCTAACGGTACACGGATGGATATTCGACATACATAATGGTAGCCTTGTAGACCTTAAAATTGATTTTGAAACGGTTATAAAGAATATTGTAGATATTTATAAAATTGATTCTGAGTAAAAAGTATTTTACAAATCGATTTACAAATTATAGAAGCCCGGTTAATTCCGGGCTTCTGTCTATTTTAGGCTTTTTAAAATTGCATCCTTCACGGGTTGCTTTATTGTAAAATCGCGGTTATACAATAGCGGGTAATTAGTGCGCCCCCTTATGGGCCAGTCATTAAGCCATGAGTCGCCATCTGTTAGTCCCCAAAAGGTAATACGGTCAATACTGGCATCATATTTTACAAATAACCTGAAAAGGCTGCCATAGCGCGATGCCAGGCTATCTATAACATTAACCGGCAATCCTTTGACATACGGGTTATATTTTTCTGAATATTGGGCTGTGTTAGAAACATCTGCGGTATTTGTGGCACCGCCATCTGGCAATACATTAATATCCAACTCTGTAAAATTTACAGCTACGCCTGTAGCAGCAAAATCTATAATGGTTTTTTCTACGGTTGCTATATCGGGTTCGGCCAAGCTGTAATGTGCCTGTTCCCCTACGGCAGTTATTTTAATACCTTTACCTTTCAGGCTTTTAATTATCCTGACTGCACCTGCACGCTTTTCTGCCTTATATAAATTATAGTCGTTATAATACAATTCAGCTTCAGGGTCTGCCTTCTGAGCAAATTCAAAAGCTTTGGCTATAAAGTCTTCGCCTATTATCTTCAGCCACTTAGAATCTCGCAAAGTGCCGTCTTCATTCAACGCCTCGTTTACTACATCCCAACCTTTAATTTTACCCTTATACCTGCCCACAACAGTATTTATATGTTCTTCAAGCCTTGTAAGCAACGCTTCGCGGGTTAACGGTTTGCCTTTATAATCTTCAAAAACCCAGTCCGGCGTTTGCGAATGCCATACCAAAGTATGCCCAATGGTGAACATATTATTTTGGGTACCAAAGTTTACGTAGGCATCGGCAGCAGTAAAATCATATACCTCAGGCTTTGGGTGTATCTTTTCCCACTTAAGGTCGTTCTCAGGGCTCAGGCTGTTAAAATGTTGTTTTATGATGTTTTGGCCTGTTGCATCTTTTCCAACGGCCTGTTGCCTGTTAACTGCTACACCAATATAAAATTTATCTTTAAAAGCAGTTTTAATTACCCGAGGTTCATTCTCGCTTTGCTGAACTACACTTTTACAACTAACCAAAATTGAACCTGCAAAGGTCAACGCTACTACAAT contains the following coding sequences:
- the scpA gene encoding methylmalonyl-CoA mutase is translated as MRKNIQHIKLQGFAGDGLTSQNPEQEFLTAEGIVIKQTYTEADTENLEHLDFGAGFAPNLRGPYATMYVRRPWTIRQYAGFSTAEESNAFYRRNLAAGQKGLSVAFDLATHRGYDSDHERVVGDVGKAGVAIDSVEDMKVLFDQIPLDEMSVSMTMNGAVLPIMAFYIVAAEEQGVSSEKLSGTIQNDILKEFMVRNTYIYPPAPSMKIIADIFDYASKKMPKFNSISISGYHMQEAGATADIELAYTLADGLEYIRTGLAAGMKIDEFAPRLSFFWAIGMNHFMEIAKMRAGRMLWAKLLKQFDPKDEKSLALRTHCQTSGWSLTEQDPFNNVARTCIEAAAAAFGGTQSLHTNALDEAIALPTDFSARIARNTQIYLQEETKITQTVDPWAGSYYVESITSDLAKKAWTLIEEVEELGGMTKAIEAGIPKLRIEEAAARKQARIDSGQDIIVGVNKYRLKKEDPLQILEVDNQTVRRQQVERLENIKATRNSQKVAESIDALTTAAKSGEGNLLELAIDAARHRATLGEISDALESVYGRYKAQIKSFSGVYSKEIKNDESFAQARRLADEFSALEGRRPRIMIAKMGQDGHDRGAKVVATGYADVGFDVDIGPLFQTPAEAAKQAVENDVHILGVSSLAAGHKTLVPQVIEELKKYGREDIMVIVGGVIPAQDYQYLFDAGAVAVFGPGTKISEAAIKILEVLIKSFE
- a CDS encoding methylmalonyl-CoA mutase subunit beta codes for the protein MSDNLFEEFGPVSSKLWKQQIQYELKGADYNEALVWESPEGIKVKPFYHIDEAKDGLDIQTQAAAFKIGQEIYVKDVEKSAQRAQATLQRGAEAIRFTIPSADTDIKTLLQNLDATVPAYFYLQFYSIDFVKQLDVIAQQNSAVYYVLTDPVGYLAKEGNWHDGGNNFEVMSAMATSCKNIGFISINATLYQNAGGNMVQQIAYTVSHAIEYFSRMQLVQPLVLQVAVGANYFFEIAKLRALRHIYKLIATEYGHGLDCHIIAMPSKRNKTLYDYNVNMLRTTTECMSAVLGGADTVFNLPYDALYHKSNEFADRIARNQLLILKNESYFDAVNNPADGAYYIEELTQQLADKALILLKDLESNGGFLKQLKDGVIQRKIQESAAREQELFDSGKEVLLGTNKYPNKNDRMAGDIELYPFIKISPRKTLVTPIIEKRLAEKTEQERLEGENANIQQPL
- a CDS encoding FtsB family cell division protein; the encoded protein is MPIFKNLLSRYPFLKILGSRYVLVLIFVGIWLIFLDNYSYFEQQVLNKEIQELEDNKQYYIDEIKKDSISIKQLKNTDQTEKYAREKYFMKREDEDIYIIDFEEDAPKEEDSTAL
- a CDS encoding four helix bundle protein, giving the protein MGARVYDLEQRTFIFARNCRFFIRQLPGSIAVYEDAKQLVRSSGSVGANYIEANESLSKKDFYYRLKVCRKEAKESIYWLSLLREMNVDFTSTINALIMEADELKKIFSSIIEKAKDVNS
- the udk gene encoding uridine kinase is translated as MLVIGIAGGTGSGKTTVVHQIMNQLPLTEVGVLSQDHYYRETTNLSYEDRAKINFDHPRAIDFELLFSHLKALKEGKAIEQPVYSFVTHNRTDDTILTHPRKVMIVEGILILSDPKLRELFDIKIFVHADPDERLIRRMRRDIAERGRDMEEVLSRYQSTLKPMHEQFIEPTKAYADIIIPNDKYNTVAIDVVRAVINQKIL
- a CDS encoding carbonic anhydrase, which gives rise to MDIKKVFDNNRTWIEKQLTTDAAYFENLAKGQTPEILYIGCSDSRVTAEELMGISPGEAFVHRNIANMVPNTDLNVMSVINYAVSHLKVNHVVVCGHYNCGGVKAAMEQTDLGILNPWLRNIRDVYRLHRKELNDLTDDTERYNRLVELNVQEQCINVIKTAEVQKAISERGLTVHGWIFDIHNGSLVDLKIDFETVIKNIVDIYKIDSE
- a CDS encoding endo-1,4-beta-xylanase; this translates as MANCFKIVVALTFAGSILVSCKSVVQQSENEPRVIKTAFKDKFYIGVAVNRQQAVGKDATGQNIIKQHFNSLSPENDLKWEKIHPKPEVYDFTAADAYVNFGTQNNMFTIGHTLVWHSQTPDWVFEDYKGKPLTREALLTRLEEHINTVVGRYKGKIKGWDVVNEALNEDGTLRDSKWLKIIGEDFIAKAFEFAQKADPEAELYYNDYNLYKAEKRAGAVRIIKSLKGKGIKITAVGEQAHYSLAEPDIATVEKTIIDFAATGVAVNFTELDINVLPDGGATNTADVSNTAQYSEKYNPYVKGLPVNVIDSLASRYGSLFRLFVKYDASIDRITFWGLTDGDSWLNDWPIRGRTNYPLLYNRDFTIKQPVKDAILKSLK